The following are encoded together in the Desulfococcus multivorans genome:
- a CDS encoding lipopolysaccharide kinase InaA family protein: MTPEKAPVTRMYSRGIIINQNYQDILEKTNLAGFDDLYNYPFGKTLKRIPERRVIRFELPWQGRRRVFYLKRHETESPDIGALARIGIRRAGASSGMTEFENLCDFRQHGLATVTPVAAGERRVGMFKYRSFLVTESFEPYIALEQLMELHPNRLRGETGSHYKRKLIEAVAKTARRMHEAGANHRDFNATHVLVGPEAADGLPKIALFDLQRVDRRRWQRFRWMVKTLAELNYTLPETLFSKEDRLKLLMDYKGVNRLSLWSRFQLCWIMKKIERIRRHTLKNRIRREKAGHQEGKSAKDGTAL; encoded by the coding sequence CCGGAAAAAGCGCCTGTCACACGAATGTATTCCCGCGGGATCATCATTAATCAAAACTATCAGGATATCCTTGAGAAAACCAATCTTGCGGGTTTTGATGACCTCTACAATTATCCTTTTGGTAAAACCTTGAAGCGTATTCCTGAAAGGCGGGTCATTCGTTTTGAACTCCCCTGGCAAGGGCGTAGGCGTGTATTTTATCTCAAGCGCCATGAAACGGAATCCCCGGACATCGGGGCGCTGGCGCGCATCGGCATCAGGCGTGCGGGGGCTTCATCGGGTATGACGGAATTTGAAAATCTCTGTGATTTTCGACAACACGGTCTGGCAACCGTCACCCCGGTCGCGGCAGGTGAACGCCGGGTCGGGATGTTTAAATATCGATCCTTTCTGGTCACGGAAAGTTTTGAGCCCTATATCGCGCTTGAGCAGTTGATGGAATTGCATCCGAATCGATTGCGGGGCGAAACGGGAAGCCACTATAAGCGTAAGCTGATCGAGGCCGTTGCCAAAACCGCCCGTCGCATGCATGAGGCCGGCGCCAATCACCGGGATTTCAATGCCACGCATGTTCTGGTCGGCCCTGAAGCCGCAGACGGCCTGCCGAAAATAGCCTTGTTCGATCTTCAACGCGTCGACCGCCGCCGATGGCAACGGTTTCGATGGATGGTCAAAACCCTTGCGGAACTGAACTACACCCTTCCTGAAACGCTCTTTTCAAAGGAAGACCGGCTGAAATTGTTGATGGACTACAAAGGCGTGAATCGACTCTCGCTCTGGAGCCGGTTTCAACTTTGCTGGATCATGAAAAAAATCGAGCGCATCCGTCGTCACACCCTAAAAAATCGGATTCGGCGCGAAAAGGCCGGTCATCAGGAGGGAAAGTCGGCCAAGGACGGCACGGCTCTATGA
- a CDS encoding glycosyltransferase family 2 protein, with amino-acid sequence MKSVTVIIPTFNRWPFICSAVDSVLAQTYTRTHCIIVDDASSDNTAERLREIYAQRIRIVVQKINRGPSACRNIGVEASRSDCICFLDSDDMLEPNAVASRVSLLNERPGEITASFGLLKPVRSTHHPLLREKNRGDELRLSQYLENKSWCHNNGFLIDRDVFLHTGMYNPRLRNKEDIELLIRLLHRHPFRYCGEEIGTVRNVCGEKRARNDYRQIIDQGMLFSSIIADSPVLMTQLSASDLRSFICSDVEEALRALYKSHKYKAFRSFYTKAARMGYIRDKKKFRRRYLAAYLQDIRHRYER; translated from the coding sequence ATGAAAAGTGTGACGGTAATCATCCCGACCTTCAACCGATGGCCGTTTATCTGCTCGGCTGTTGACTCCGTATTGGCGCAAACGTATACCCGAACGCATTGTATCATTGTTGACGATGCCTCCAGCGACAATACGGCGGAACGGCTTCGGGAGATCTATGCTCAACGGATCCGGATCGTTGTTCAAAAGATCAATCGCGGACCATCCGCCTGCAGAAACATCGGTGTGGAAGCAAGCCGCAGCGACTGCATCTGTTTCCTCGACTCCGATGATATGCTGGAACCCAATGCTGTTGCGTCAAGAGTGTCCCTGTTGAACGAGAGACCCGGGGAAATTACGGCGTCCTTTGGGCTTTTGAAACCCGTGAGATCGACGCATCATCCGCTGCTGCGTGAAAAAAATCGGGGAGATGAATTACGCCTTTCACAATACCTTGAGAACAAGAGTTGGTGCCACAATAACGGATTCCTGATCGACAGGGATGTGTTCTTACACACGGGGATGTACAATCCACGGCTGCGCAATAAGGAGGATATCGAACTGCTGATACGGCTTCTGCATCGACACCCCTTCAGGTATTGCGGGGAGGAAATCGGAACCGTCCGCAATGTTTGCGGCGAAAAGCGGGCGAGAAACGACTACCGGCAAATCATCGATCAGGGTATGCTCTTCTCGAGCATCATCGCCGATTCTCCAGTTCTGATGACGCAGTTGAGCGCATCGGATTTACGATCATTTATCTGTTCCGATGTAGAAGAAGCACTTCGGGCGCTCTATAAATCTCATAAATACAAAGCGTTTCGCTCTTTTTACACAAAAGCGGCAAGGATGGGGTACATCCGGGACAAGAAAAAGTTCCGCAGAAGGTACCTGGCCGCCTATCTTCAAGATATCCGCCATCGGTATGAGCGATAA
- the rfaQ gene encoding putative lipopolysaccharide heptosyltransferase III, giving the protein MAHLFQKTDPISPRQKRKIRDILLIKMRYIGDTVLVTPLIDAIKAHIPHARIHLLVNKSVEDIVVDHPSLYQVHVFDYGRTNRSLGYLFRFLRRLIQNRFQLVIDLTRNDRSALITILSGARYRLGYDGAIFPKNLVYTHTVPYYFGQVHTVDHHLSMGELLGFHHASPHPRLPVSADRIGIVMQRLKQAGMRLDAPYAVIHPGARRWYKRWPEERFAEIGDRLFQSLNLQVVLSGGSKDAKTCRRIENLMTAPCVNTAGRLPLADLPALIRQAGILIGNDSSPIHIATAVNTPSVSLFGPTQWEAWRPRRRHDIAIAAVFPCRPCGHSRPDCPHGSDYCMNVITVDRVWAAVKSIIEQLQES; this is encoded by the coding sequence ATGGCCCATCTTTTTCAAAAAACGGATCCGATATCGCCTCGCCAAAAACGAAAGATACGGGATATCCTCCTCATCAAGATGCGGTATATCGGTGATACCGTTCTCGTCACGCCCCTCATCGACGCCATAAAAGCTCACATTCCCCACGCCAGAATTCATTTGCTGGTCAATAAAAGCGTTGAAGATATCGTTGTGGATCATCCGAGCCTGTATCAGGTTCATGTCTTCGATTATGGGCGGACCAACAGATCGCTTGGATATCTCTTTCGCTTTTTGCGGCGATTGATCCAAAACCGGTTTCAGTTGGTCATCGATCTGACCCGAAACGATCGTTCGGCACTTATCACGATATTGAGCGGCGCCCGTTACCGTCTGGGATATGACGGTGCGATTTTTCCGAAAAATCTGGTCTATACCCACACGGTCCCGTACTATTTCGGACAGGTCCATACCGTCGATCACCATCTGTCTATGGGAGAACTTCTGGGATTTCATCATGCATCCCCACACCCCAGACTGCCGGTCTCCGCAGATCGCATCGGCATTGTCATGCAGCGGCTCAAGCAAGCCGGGATGCGGCTGGATGCGCCCTACGCCGTAATTCATCCTGGCGCCAGACGTTGGTATAAGCGTTGGCCGGAGGAACGATTTGCCGAAATCGGGGATCGTCTGTTCCAAAGCCTGAACCTTCAGGTTGTGCTTTCCGGAGGTTCGAAAGATGCGAAAACATGCCGCAGGATTGAAAATCTCATGACCGCCCCGTGTGTCAACACGGCAGGACGTCTTCCGTTGGCGGATCTGCCGGCATTGATTCGACAGGCCGGCATTCTTATCGGCAACGATTCATCTCCCATCCACATCGCAACTGCCGTCAACACGCCCAGCGTATCCCTTTTCGGTCCCACCCAATGGGAAGCCTGGCGCCCAAGACGACGCCATGACATCGCCATTGCAGCGGTCTTCCCTTGCCGACCCTGCGGCCACTCGCGTCCAGACTGCCCCCACGGCTCCGACTACTGCATGAACGTGATAACGGTCGACCGTGTCTGGGCCGCGGTGAAAAGCATCATTGAACAACTGCAGGAGTCGTAA
- a CDS encoding endonuclease/exonuclease/phosphatase family protein — MRFLLYNIAYGTGVGTRLHFPFPFAGHLKNTGKNLEQISDFIRSVDPDIVGLVEVDSGSFRSGNGNQAERLAYGLNYHHVFESKYFEQSMAQKVPVLNKQGNAVLLNQAFRYRRCHYFSVGVKRLVIEVGLEDVVVFLVHLSLKFRHRQYQLAELYAMVRAVDQPVIVAGDFNAFWGDRELQLFLAATNLKTANGLAEPSYPSRAPRKQLDFIFHSPEIHTTGFEIPAVRLSDHAPLIWDFEVAGIDSCRPAALQAVGGIR; from the coding sequence ATGCGTTTTCTCCTATACAACATCGCTTACGGCACAGGCGTTGGGACGCGACTTCATTTTCCGTTTCCATTCGCCGGACACCTCAAGAACACCGGAAAAAACCTCGAGCAGATTTCAGATTTCATCCGGTCGGTCGATCCGGATATCGTCGGTTTGGTCGAGGTGGACAGCGGTTCGTTTCGGTCGGGCAACGGCAATCAGGCCGAAAGGCTTGCTTACGGACTCAACTATCATCATGTCTTCGAATCCAAGTATTTTGAACAATCAATGGCACAGAAGGTGCCGGTCCTCAACAAGCAGGGCAACGCCGTCCTTTTGAATCAGGCCTTTCGCTACCGCCGATGTCATTACTTCAGCGTCGGCGTCAAGCGCCTGGTGATCGAGGTGGGGCTTGAGGATGTCGTGGTTTTCCTGGTGCACCTCTCTTTGAAATTCCGTCACCGGCAGTATCAGCTGGCGGAGCTGTATGCCATGGTGCGGGCCGTGGACCAGCCGGTGATCGTGGCGGGCGATTTCAATGCCTTCTGGGGTGATAGGGAACTTCAGCTTTTCCTGGCTGCAACGAACCTGAAGACCGCCAACGGTCTGGCGGAACCGTCCTATCCCAGCCGCGCTCCCCGAAAGCAATTGGATTTCATTTTCCACAGCCCTGAAATTCATACCACGGGATTCGAGATTCCCGCAGTACGTCTTTCCGATCATGCGCCCCTTATCTGGGATTTCGAAGTGGCGGGCATCGACAGCTGCCGTCCCGCGGCGCTACAAGCCGTGGGAGGGATCCGATGA
- a CDS encoding M18 family aminopeptidase codes for MKENVFNRNLLKFIKHSPTPFHAVAQMVEMLDGYGYVRLREGDAWKLEKMGRYYVTRNDSALIAFTAGGLDWPRSGIRMVGAHTDSPCLKVKPRPEMLRHSFLQLGVEVYGGALLNPWFDRDLSLAGRVTVLTAAGTIKNVLCDFGDPVAVIPSLAIHLDREANKDKSVNPQEELPPLLLQMDEDARSDLFFRDILLDRLKRADPTLDAVEVLDFEISLYDTHPPALAGLNRDFIVGARLDNLLSCYTGLAALLASSGKQPALLVCNDHEEVGSASTTGAQGTFLEALLTRILPAPEDRLRALDRSMMVSADAAHGIHPNYTGKYDGNHGPLLNRGPVVKINAGKRYATDSETAAVFRCVAHRLEIPVQDFVMRSDLACGSTIGPLTATRIGVRTVDAGVPIFAMHSIRETAGAHDGYHLFRVIHAFFQTEDLSAPA; via the coding sequence ATGAAAGAGAACGTGTTCAACCGTAACCTCCTCAAATTCATTAAACATTCACCGACTCCTTTTCATGCCGTGGCCCAAATGGTCGAAATGCTGGATGGATATGGATATGTCCGTCTGCGGGAAGGAGACGCTTGGAAGCTCGAGAAGATGGGGCGTTACTACGTTACACGCAATGATTCGGCGCTGATTGCCTTTACGGCGGGGGGTCTGGACTGGCCCCGGAGCGGGATTCGCATGGTCGGCGCCCACACCGACAGTCCCTGCCTCAAGGTCAAACCCCGACCCGAGATGCTCCGGCATTCTTTTCTGCAACTGGGGGTTGAGGTTTATGGCGGGGCCCTGCTCAATCCCTGGTTCGATCGGGATCTCTCCCTGGCAGGTCGGGTAACGGTTCTCACCGCCGCCGGAACCATCAAAAACGTCTTGTGCGATTTTGGAGATCCGGTGGCTGTCATCCCCAGTCTGGCCATCCACTTGGATCGGGAAGCGAACAAGGACAAGAGTGTCAATCCCCAGGAGGAACTGCCGCCGCTCCTGTTGCAGATGGACGAGGACGCCCGGAGCGATCTCTTCTTCCGGGACATTCTGCTTGACCGCCTCAAGAGAGCCGATCCGACCCTCGATGCCGTCGAGGTTCTTGATTTCGAGATCAGTCTTTATGATACGCACCCCCCGGCTTTGGCAGGTTTAAACCGCGATTTTATCGTCGGCGCACGGTTGGACAACCTCCTCAGCTGTTACACCGGCCTCGCGGCACTTCTGGCGTCTTCCGGGAAGCAGCCGGCTCTTCTGGTGTGCAACGACCATGAAGAGGTGGGGAGCGCATCGACGACGGGGGCGCAGGGAACCTTCCTGGAGGCGTTGCTGACACGAATTCTGCCCGCACCGGAAGACCGCCTTCGGGCGCTGGACCGTTCCATGATGGTTTCGGCAGACGCTGCCCACGGCATTCATCCCAATTATACCGGAAAATACGACGGCAACCACGGCCCATTGCTTAACCGCGGGCCTGTCGTCAAGATCAACGCCGGAAAGCGATATGCCACCGACAGTGAAACAGCGGCGGTGTTCCGCTGCGTAGCACATCGTTTGGAGATCCCGGTCCAGGATTTTGTGATGCGCAGCGACCTGGCCTGCGGCAGTACGATCGGGCCGCTTACGGCTACCCGGATCGGTGTGAGAACCGTGGATGCAGGCGTCCCGATTTTTGCCATGCACTCCATTCGGGAGACCGCCGGAGCCCATGACGGCTACCACCTTTTCCGTGTGATTCATGCATTTTTTCAGACGGAGGATCTCTCGGCTCCGGCATAG
- a CDS encoding thioredoxin domain-containing protein — MSVNQLIHEKSPYLLQHAHNPVDWYPWSEAAFQKARDEDKPIFLSIGYATCHWCHVMERESFEDEAAAALLNETFVCIKVDREERPDIDAVYMAACQMLSGKGGWPLTILMTSEKRPFFAGTYIPRESRLGHAGLTALCRHVRKMWLSDRSRILDSAGMVTGRLGQAFVFTADEPVALPALNHAALQMEKSFDEQNGGFNPPPKFPTPHRLLFLMRHHYLTGNRKSLDMVAKTLAAMRRGGVWDHVGFGFHRYSTDARWIVPHFEKMLYDQAFLAIAYLEAAQLTGDAAFSRTAEEVFTYVLRDMTADGGGFYAAEDADSEGEEGRFYVWTTAELASILGPDAADIWGKVLSFSADGNFAEEATGRRSGANIPHLTRSMASWAEILEVDEAAMTARWEDIRLKMFAHREKRIHPLKDDKILADWNGLMIAALATGARILGKPEYAKAAEKAVRFIEAYMTTPEGRLLHRYRNGEAGIAAQADDYAFLIWGLLALYRTTFDPGHLEWGLRLQKQMLDDFWDAHNGGFFLTAETEKDLPVRPRELYDGAVPSANSVSLTNLTLLFRLTGNVRWAECADLLSRAFAGSVKANPSAFTHYLLGMAMLIRPGRDVVVVGGDDASTREMLAVLDDAYSPHETVLYKSRENAVRLKGVAEFTKPLDMVDGRATAYVCSDGACNWPITDPRLLKKGARRGASDV; from the coding sequence ATGTCTGTCAATCAACTTATTCATGAGAAAAGCCCTTATTTGCTTCAGCACGCCCATAATCCGGTGGACTGGTATCCCTGGTCCGAGGCGGCGTTCCAAAAAGCCCGGGATGAGGACAAACCGATTTTTCTCTCCATCGGATACGCTACATGTCACTGGTGCCATGTCATGGAAAGGGAATCGTTCGAGGACGAAGCGGCAGCCGCGCTGCTGAACGAGACCTTTGTCTGCATCAAGGTGGACCGGGAGGAGCGACCGGATATTGACGCCGTGTACATGGCCGCCTGTCAGATGCTGTCGGGAAAGGGCGGGTGGCCCCTGACCATTCTGATGACTTCGGAAAAACGGCCGTTTTTCGCGGGCACTTATATTCCCAGGGAATCCCGCCTTGGACATGCGGGGCTGACGGCACTCTGCCGGCATGTCCGGAAGATGTGGCTTTCGGATCGGAGCCGGATTCTGGATTCGGCCGGCATGGTGACCGGCCGCCTGGGACAGGCCTTCGTTTTTACGGCCGATGAGCCTGTAGCCCTGCCGGCATTGAACCACGCCGCCCTTCAGATGGAAAAAAGCTTTGACGAGCAAAACGGCGGGTTCAACCCGCCCCCGAAATTTCCCACGCCCCATCGGCTCCTTTTCCTGATGCGCCACCACTACCTGACGGGAAACCGGAAATCCCTCGATATGGTCGCAAAAACCCTTGCGGCCATGCGTCGGGGCGGGGTGTGGGATCACGTGGGGTTCGGATTCCACCGGTATTCCACCGATGCCCGATGGATTGTCCCTCATTTCGAAAAAATGCTTTATGATCAGGCGTTTCTGGCCATAGCCTACCTCGAGGCCGCTCAACTGACCGGTGATGCCGCGTTCTCTCGAACGGCGGAGGAGGTTTTTACCTACGTGCTGCGGGATATGACGGCAGACGGTGGCGGATTTTATGCTGCGGAAGACGCTGACAGCGAAGGCGAGGAGGGACGTTTCTATGTCTGGACGACGGCCGAACTCGCGTCGATCCTGGGACCGGATGCAGCCGATATTTGGGGGAAGGTTCTGTCGTTTTCGGCGGACGGCAATTTTGCGGAGGAAGCCACCGGCCGTCGTTCCGGTGCCAACATCCCTCACCTGACCCGATCCATGGCATCCTGGGCGGAGATTCTCGAGGTGGACGAAGCTGCGATGACCGCAAGGTGGGAGGACATCCGGCTCAAAATGTTCGCCCATCGGGAGAAGCGAATCCATCCCCTGAAAGATGACAAGATTCTGGCTGACTGGAACGGGCTCATGATCGCCGCCCTGGCCACAGGGGCCAGGATTTTGGGAAAGCCTGAATATGCAAAGGCCGCAGAAAAGGCCGTTCGGTTCATCGAGGCGTACATGACGACCCCGGAAGGGCGGCTTCTGCATCGCTATCGTAACGGAGAGGCGGGCATCGCCGCCCAGGCCGACGATTACGCCTTTTTAATCTGGGGTCTTCTGGCGCTGTATCGCACCACCTTTGATCCCGGCCACCTGGAGTGGGGCCTCCGACTTCAGAAGCAGATGCTCGACGATTTCTGGGATGCCCACAACGGGGGCTTTTTCCTGACCGCCGAGACCGAAAAGGATCTCCCTGTTCGCCCCAGGGAACTCTATGACGGGGCAGTGCCGTCGGCCAATTCCGTGTCGCTGACAAACCTGACGCTCCTGTTCAGGCTTACCGGAAACGTGCGTTGGGCGGAATGTGCGGATCTGCTGTCCCGAGCCTTCGCGGGCTCCGTCAAGGCCAATCCGTCCGCCTTTACCCATTATCTTCTGGGTATGGCCATGCTCATCCGACCCGGCCGCGACGTCGTGGTGGTGGGAGGCGATGATGCAAGCACCAGGGAAATGTTGGCGGTGTTGGACGATGCTTATTCCCCCCACGAGACGGTGCTTTACAAGAGTCGGGAAAATGCCGTTCGTTTGAAGGGGGTGGCCGAATTTACCAAACCGCTCGATATGGTGGACGGTCGGGCGACGGCGTATGTCTGCAGCGATGGCGCCTGCAATTGGCCGATAACGGATCCCCGTCTTCTCAAAAAGGGAGCGCGGCGGGGTGCGTCTGATGTATAG
- a CDS encoding rhodanese-like domain-containing protein, translating to MDEPEVKALTPDQLKDLMAKWDEENYLLVDVRQPFEYAEGHIPGASLFPLMDLHARVFDLPNDRELVFYCHSGGRSAFAADLAAEAEVTRGGVYHLDGGLMAWDGRMLPDYPRVQVFDRERSSAELLMIAMNLEKGAFRFYAYAVEKFGDAPFIDTMKDLSAAEKGHARTIYRFWERVAASKSSFEALFESLGGEILEGGRDLKTAIDQVDRLEHGRRDSCMALMEFAMTIEYSAYDLYRTMALKSEDSAARDAFWRIAQAEKGHMRMLGEAVSLCAET from the coding sequence ATGGATGAACCCGAGGTCAAGGCCCTGACCCCCGATCAGCTGAAGGACTTGATGGCCAAATGGGATGAAGAGAATTATCTGTTGGTTGATGTGCGGCAGCCCTTTGAATATGCCGAGGGGCATATTCCCGGCGCGAGCCTTTTCCCCCTCATGGATCTGCATGCTCGCGTGTTCGACCTGCCGAACGATCGGGAATTGGTGTTCTATTGTCACAGCGGAGGTCGATCGGCCTTTGCCGCCGACCTCGCGGCCGAAGCGGAGGTGACGAGGGGGGGCGTCTACCATCTCGATGGCGGCCTCATGGCATGGGACGGTCGAATGCTTCCGGATTACCCCCGGGTACAGGTCTTCGACAGGGAGAGAAGCTCCGCGGAACTTCTGATGATCGCCATGAACCTCGAGAAGGGTGCTTTTCGATTCTACGCCTATGCTGTGGAAAAATTCGGGGATGCGCCTTTTATCGACACCATGAAAGACCTGTCAGCGGCGGAAAAGGGACATGCCCGAACGATCTATCGCTTCTGGGAGCGTGTCGCCGCGTCCAAATCGTCCTTTGAGGCGCTTTTCGAGAGCCTCGGGGGCGAAATTCTGGAAGGCGGCAGAGACTTGAAAACCGCGATTGATCAAGTGGACAGACTGGAACATGGACGTCGCGATTCTTGTATGGCCTTGATGGAGTTCGCTATGACCATCGAGTATTCGGCCTATGACCTCTACCGGACCATGGCCCTGAAAAGCGAGGATTCAGCGGCCCGGGATGCCTTCTGGCGAATTGCCCAGGCGGAAAAGGGGCATATGCGCATGCTCGGCGAGGCCGTCTCCCTTTGCGCCGAAACCTGA
- a CDS encoding glycosyl hydrolase family 28-related protein yields MTSPRLTVQKPCAIIVFLIVVMAGSLSGSDPAPEDSTSGKPVMDKAAGHAWIPADWTAYQRIGASGSGLPDFSRAGYAMGDRPIPHVSGPVFDVTEQRFGAVPGDDRDDTAAIQAAIDTAGAAGGGVVFLPRGRFDIRQTGNAPYLRITRDQVVLRGQGDGTDGTVLFLGSPGPAGTVRRLGSVPALKEPRSGAAVAVIGPENREFLARYISDLRRGERQVAVSDTSRLSVGQSVVVEFEDPLIDTRNPHPKKADLPVQLTHPFRLTADQTDTFGKTARRLTWIVRIAQIVDAHTVRLTNPARFDQWLRYQPRIYAFRGVSGVGIENLRIESRWPGNYRHHKPHVGTDGAVIRTAREQDYLWNGLWMSYALDGWVRNVTFKDLTQGIIISHSTNLSVQDVRFDGLDAHAGITIGRSNDVLVSGADFFARMVHPVTLTMMASGNVVTDCEIHYDGRDDETATDAVIDFHGIFPFENLFDCLRGFYVCPGGDMSVLPHAGVRNVFWNIEAPRQMRCYGQNTDGEFVCTYAYQGTSSGTPRTMHEHLPQAFFIGIRRSGGNPITIGGSILDRKNEWLSVEGLNRPGIAIPSLYEAQRAGFSRERREMDPVSEARRN; encoded by the coding sequence ATGACATCGCCCCGCCTCACCGTTCAAAAGCCCTGTGCAATCATCGTCTTTCTGATCGTTGTCATGGCCGGATCCCTTTCAGGGTCGGATCCCGCTCCGGAAGATTCGACTTCCGGCAAACCGGTCATGGACAAGGCCGCGGGTCACGCCTGGATACCCGCCGACTGGACGGCCTATCAGCGCATCGGCGCGTCCGGATCCGGTCTGCCCGATTTTTCCCGCGCCGGATATGCCATGGGTGACCGGCCTATTCCCCATGTTTCGGGACCCGTGTTTGACGTAACCGAACAACGCTTCGGCGCCGTTCCCGGAGACGATCGGGACGATACGGCGGCGATTCAGGCCGCCATCGATACGGCCGGCGCGGCCGGCGGCGGGGTTGTTTTTCTGCCTCGAGGGCGATTCGACATTCGCCAAACCGGAAACGCCCCTTACCTCCGCATCACCCGCGACCAGGTGGTCCTCCGCGGTCAGGGCGACGGAACTGACGGAACCGTCCTGTTTCTCGGCTCGCCCGGCCCTGCTGGAACGGTCCGCCGCCTGGGAAGCGTTCCCGCGCTTAAAGAGCCGCGCAGCGGAGCGGCCGTGGCGGTAATCGGACCTGAAAACCGGGAATTTCTCGCCCGCTACATCAGCGATCTGCGGCGGGGTGAGCGCCAGGTGGCTGTTTCGGATACGAGTCGCCTCTCGGTGGGTCAGAGCGTCGTCGTCGAATTCGAGGATCCCCTTATCGACACCCGGAACCCCCATCCGAAAAAAGCGGACCTTCCCGTCCAGCTGACCCACCCTTTCCGCCTCACCGCCGATCAGACCGACACCTTCGGCAAAACCGCCCGCCGTCTCACCTGGATTGTCCGGATTGCACAGATCGTGGACGCACACACCGTCCGCCTGACCAACCCGGCCCGATTCGATCAGTGGCTGCGCTACCAGCCTCGGATATACGCTTTCAGGGGCGTTTCAGGCGTCGGCATCGAAAATCTCAGGATCGAAAGCCGGTGGCCGGGGAACTATCGACACCACAAACCCCATGTGGGAACGGACGGCGCCGTCATCCGCACGGCACGGGAGCAGGACTATCTCTGGAACGGCCTCTGGATGAGCTACGCTCTGGACGGATGGGTTCGAAACGTCACCTTCAAGGACCTGACCCAGGGTATTATCATCAGCCATTCGACGAACCTGAGCGTCCAGGACGTTCGCTTCGATGGGCTCGACGCCCACGCGGGTATCACCATCGGTCGAAGCAACGACGTCCTGGTCTCCGGTGCGGATTTCTTCGCCCGGATGGTCCACCCGGTAACCCTTACCATGATGGCCTCGGGCAATGTCGTAACCGACTGCGAAATCCATTACGACGGTCGGGACGACGAAACGGCCACGGATGCCGTCATCGATTTCCACGGCATATTTCCCTTCGAGAACCTGTTCGATTGCCTGCGAGGGTTTTATGTCTGCCCGGGCGGGGATATGAGCGTTCTGCCGCATGCAGGAGTCCGGAACGTTTTCTGGAACATCGAGGCCCCCCGACAAATGCGCTGTTATGGGCAAAACACCGACGGCGAATTCGTCTGCACCTACGCCTATCAAGGCACCTCGTCGGGTACGCCCCGAACCATGCACGAACATCTCCCTCAAGCCTTCTTTATCGGCATCCGAAGGTCGGGCGGCAATCCGATCACCATCGGCGGAAGCATCCTGGATCGCAAAAACGAGTGGCTCAGCGTGGAGGGCCTCAACCGCCCGGGAATCGCCATCCCCTCCCTCTATGAAGCCCAGCGTGCCGGCTTCTCCAGAGAACGTCGGGAAATGGACCCGGTTTCAGAAGCCCGGCGGAATTGA